tgcacagacaaatacaaataattatccaaaaatgtcacaaaaattctcaaaattggacaccaagaaaaatcattttattttgaattttttgggagtaattctcatatagggcaaaaatcacgtgcttacaatcccgacaactttcaacattgtgcccctgggcattggaatggtattcacacatTTTATAAGGGTCAAAGATTCTTGCACGCGGGTCCACATGATtcggaggaataggtgcaatcaggtcataatgctttaatttctcaaaaaaGCTTATATAAAACTCTCCTATCgctgtaaaattatctttcaacctttgtttacctctatacccctggcttggatgtgggttatggGGCACTTGAAAATTCTATGGAGGTTAGTGGAGATTTTGTGGTGCTGGCGttcgccttctggggtgtcttggtggctggacaacatactagggtggagcaacagagtattgtgggttctCAGGGGAATCGTCAAAAAACAAACGAGGctggtcataccttcgagatgttgttctaggacctcttctcgaccctgatgtcatcatgatttcttcaaccttctcattcgTGCCACTAAAATTACCAGATTTAATTTGGACAACCTGAGTTGCAGCTTTGAgagctgcttgacttataattttgcctgtcttaaggccattctccactatttctcccattttgattgcttccgataatgatttgccaactgcgaacatcatgttttgaaagtaatcaggctcttgagcctgaaggaagacagtgattagctcgtggtcatccatgggtggcttaactctagctacttgttctctccatttaatggcatattccttgaaactttcaattggtttcttcttcagatttgAAAGGGAATTATGGTCTGGGGCGAGGTCAATGttatattggaactgtttgacaaagtcctgggccatgtcatcccagacataccagcaaGATGAGTTTTGacccataaaccattcggaggctacatttgtaaggctttccccaaaataaacCATCAGTAATTATTCATTTCCTCCCGTACCttttagttgattgcaatacttTTTCAAGTGGGCTAtagggtctccatgtccatcatacttttcaaatttgggagtcttgaaaccaagtGGCAAcgaacatcggggaacatacatagatccttgaagaCAATACTCTTCTAACCTGCCAGCCCTTGTATGTTTTTCGAATGTTGTTCTAAACCTTTTAGtctttgggttatttcttccGGTGCTATCTTTCGGGtaggcttctcaatctttgtaGGAAGATCAAATAGGTAAGAGTGATACTCAAGAGAGTGGTATTGTTCTTGTTGGGTAGCAAATTATGACTCATGAGTTTTCCTCTGCACCACCGTCGGCCGTGGGATAGTAGAGATAGGCATAACTATAGTGGTTGTCTGATTGGTTGTCAATGGCACACTTTAGGGGTGCACAATATAAATTCCAGCTATAGTCGTACAATTGGGATAAAGACTGAACCTAAATGGATAGAATTGATCAGACAATGAAATCGGAGTGGTAGTAGTCGATATGGGTGTAAAGTCTGGGAAAATATAAGAAAGGGGTGGTCCTTGACCATTgacccatgcttgacacatttcggacATTTGTTGTTTCAGCCTTTGGACCCCCCTCTTTCAATTCAGATTTTGACTCCACAATCTCCCTCGAGGGGTCAACAACTCCtatgtccaagtctttgctagccatggctaccttgaTCTTTGACCTTGTACTGTATGGATGAATCACCAAAgtaccacaaactaaccaccctctgttatgataacaatgaaagtaacaaaAAGAGCAAAACAAAGCAAACATGTTAGCGTTAGGACATTTATcagatagaaatatcacattgcgtacaatgcacctagcaacaattagcAGTTCTAGAGTGACTTCGAGTGTCAAAAGGTCATTTGgaatcatcccaattttgttcatttcaatcttctcttttctttcctctcgtTTCTTTCTGATAAACACTCTTTTCTTTCATCTCACTTCTCACTTCCacgatttcttctttttttttcctttttttctctcttttttttaataatgattcgatcgaaccctatgtaggttgcctacgtatcatgtcccccatgaatcagatcaagcgtagttctggaaaagtAATGAACAAAATAAGCTAAAAacaaaaaatctttttggatttccATTTATAACTATCTTTTTTCAAATACAAATGGGAAGTACGATGAAAAAGACTTGACAACTCTTACACCACCTAAAAAACTCAAAACTACTAGTACAAGActagaaaataaaaggaaacatGGAAACATACTCAAAATATAAAGAGTCTCTTCAAACAAGCTCCCAAATGCAATGGCCTTGGGATATCTGTCATGTTCGAGCTCTGGTATATGGATCCATGCAtgaatgagaaaaataagaccAAATATAATTAGGTATTCGAGACACTATTTGAGGCCATAACACATCCTATTGGACACATTCAAGTCATAAATGAGGTTGTTTTTGCAAGAAGGCTTAAGTAGTCAACAGTGACTAAAAGTGCAAAACACAATAAGGAAACACCTCATCAAGGCCTATATGGCCTTACACATGAGGGAATCACAACATCTAAAGTTACTTTGcaaaaatgaccccattttgcaaaaatggcctaTGTGGCCAAAAATGGCTATGCATGCAAATTCAACAGGAATAGAACTTAAACAAAGAGGACACCTTGTTGTAGACTTAGGGCTCTAAGACAGGGTAAACTTCTTTGAGAAAATAGCCCTATTTTGCAAAAACGGCCGATGTGGCCAAATGTGGCTAAACATGCAAGATTTGGTTAAGACCCTGCGAAGTCAAGAATCTAagacttactaggaagaccggactcTATGTGGGCTGTCTACGTATCCTGCCTcgaaaaatgagaatcaggtatgcgtagttcgggcagattggacaTGGGAgaaagatttttaaaaaaaatgcaactaatttggaAGAACTATAttttgtctttttgaaaaattatggaaaatgtaaaaatcttttggattttctttttatttttgaaaatagatgggaaagtgcaaaatctttttggatttttttttaatttttaattttttgggtCTTTTTCTTGAAAAAGTTGTGAAAGAAAATCATAACTGgaccctacttgcttcattttatatttcaccCTCTTTCCCAAACATCAGTCCGCCAAATGACCTATCtaccctcaaagatgcaacatgtaTCGCACAGGGATGATTGAATGTCTTTTTGGGCCACGGGCCcgttttgacaaaatttgaatagGCCTCATATAAAGGAACACAGTGCCTGGGACCGAGCCCTGCTAAGtgtaaatgacatgatgcaaataagcatgatacaaataagcatgacctaaaggctgacctaagtttggggttcactagacaaggcaattcggggcggCATGTGGTCGATGGCGGCTGCTCTAGCTGTCCGCCCACTCCATGCTCCCACCCCCTAAACACGGGTGACTCACAAAAAGGCCGTGTACGCTCAAACGTAATCCGGAAGACTTGCTGCAGAAAGAAGACCCctggttatgcaaatgatgacagtctataaagcagtaacacataaAGAAAAGCGATaagcaaataaccaacaaaataaggaaataagacaaacaaactaaataaataaagcaaataaataaaacaaacaccTCAATCAAATatcctaaaagccaacaagatcaagtaccaGCTCGAACTtgcaactccccagcagagtcgctaaaGCTGTCACACCCTTTTTTTTAACCTCACTAAACCCTCTTTAAAGATAAAAAAGAATTTTGAAGCTCAAAAAGGGTTTTTAATTTTGAAAGGTGACAAAAATGTTGTATttcgaaggatttttcagagACGCCACCTGACATTagtttcggtgtgccaggtcaccattTTCAAAATAACAATTTTCCTTCAAAACACATTTGACTCTTAAACCAGTTTGCATCAGAGACTAGGGTAAGGGGGTttatttgactcggggagaaggtgttaggcatttcccgAGCGCcataactagtacggttgcgtactcaatctagttggcttttaaaatattcaaatgagGCAAAAATAaacagagaaaagaaaaatgaacaaacaagaggctcgaggtcgttcccacctaataaaagaaaaataaaattaaaataaaaatactacgagTTCTACTTTCGGCCTCTAAATACAAATACTTCGGGGCATACCAcggataaaatatatacaaattgtGCAGGGCATTCCCCGAATAATAAACTAAAGGaaacgacctctcgcctcgaaTAAAACAAAAGAAGCGACCTACGATTTGCCTACCCGAGTGtggtcggcctaaacatgctACTAGCGGTCAATAAAAACTAGCAATAATGAAACAGAAATATTATCACGTCACATTAACCCAACTCTATTTCCTTTATATTTCAAATCTCATGGCTCCCTTTATCCAACTTAACTCAGTAGTTCAATCTTTCATTTAATTGATGAATGAAGCCATAAAAGTTAAATCACGTTAATTAAGATAAGCCCCAAATTTCTATAATGGCACATGCACAGAACTTCATATTACTTCAAAAAGATAACAATATCAGAAACATATCAACAAAAAATCACATGAGGGATTTAAGAAAAGATAAAGAGATTGGACCTCACGGAGAGCAAATTTCTAATGTTAACAGAGAAACTTCGAGAGAATCCTACTGCTTACCGCTGACTAGAAAAGTGAACCGCGCCGGCGACTTCGACGAACCTCAACCAGTTCGAACCTCTTTGCTCGAGACTGATGTTGGATCTGTTTTAGTATTTTTGGGGCTGCTCTATAGTAGATTTTCATAGAGTTTCAGGAGGTTATTTTAATAGAGTTTCATGGACTGACTCTCCTCCTGTTAGGTTGTGCGGCTGCTGAGAatgggaaagaagaagaagcaacgatggTTCTGTTGAGTTCCGCTGCTAGGTGTGGATGAGAAAGGTTGTTGGTGGTGGCCGGATTTGAagagatgaggaagatgcggcGGAGATGGAGGTCTCGCCGGAGATGGCAGCGGCGACTTGTTTTTAAGGGTCTAGGGTTTTTGGTATCTATTAAGGGTGTTCCTTGGTTGAAAAAGAAGGTCACGACTGGGGGTGGGGTTCTTTGGGTGGTTGTTTGgctgtgagagagagagagaaagaaagggaGTCGGCCGTGAAGAAGAAGGTCCTCCAGGGGTCTTGCGGCTGTGTTCCTTGTGTAGAAAAAGAAGAGTTTTCAGGGTTCCTTCCCTTTTCTTTCCCCTATTTTTCTCTTATGTCCCTTTTCTAAGAATTGTCCCACCCCCTTTTATAAATACTAAAAAGTGAGTCCCCTTATTGTTCCCCCGTCCCTGGAATATTCTTGGGGAAGAAGTTAGAAATCTGAGCCAAACCGTGTGGTCCCAAAATTGTGTGTGTCATGTAGTGTATAGAAAAATTAATACTATACAATTGTGATCCAAAGATAATTAAAAATGAATGCTCAGATGAATGCAACGTGAATATGTAGTGCAAGTGAGAATTGTGCATGTTGTGTTGTTATAGGATTTTGTCCATTTGTGATGATGTGTCTTCATGTCatatggtttttttttttttgaaataaaatcaaaagtaAAGAAAGTAACATACCAATAATTAGCTATGTACCTgcaccaaatatatatatatatatatatatatatatatatatatatatatatatatatatatgaaagcaAAATCATTTAATACTAATTATCAAAAATCTTATactaaactttaaaaaaaaattatttttggtattttcttctCTTTGGATAAAATTGCACTAGCTAACAAAGTTAAAGTCAATACGATAAAACCCCAATATGTAAAACTATTGGGTCTCCTTAATACTGGTTTGAGACTCTTCAACTTCATCCATATATTCTTCATCTTACTTGTGGATTGTGTCTGCTGCCAGGCCTTCTTTACTATCTCCAAGAATTCCTTATGCTCAACCCATATATTGAAAATTTTGAAAGGAACTTTGATGCTGTTGTTGGAAGACACCATTGTTAACAACATAGGTGCATGGTTAGGAATGAAAGTCTCATCATATTGCATTATCAAATGCCCCCATGTCATCATCCATTCATGATTGCCAAAGGCCCTATCTATCTTGCTATATATTCTGTCATTATTCTGTTGCTTGTTTGACCATGTATAATAATCTCCTCTCCAATGGACTTCTGTTCTAAATAGTTCATGCATGCACTCAGAATATTGCTTAATTTCAGTATAAGTGATTGGATTGCCAAAGATCCTATCATCTTGATACATTACTGCATTAAAATCTCCAGCTACTAGCCATGGTTTGTTCATGCCCACAACTACATCTTTCAGGTTCTCCCATAGTGCTCTCATGTGCTCCACAGTGTTAAAACCATACACTATAGTAAGATAGCAGTTGATATCCCCTATTTTACTTGTGACTTCACAATGCAATATTTGGGCTTCAACTCTCACCATTCTAACTTCATACCATTATGGATCCCAGACCAACCAAATTCTTCCATTTACTGCAGCTTGGTAGTTATCATACATCTCCCAATTAGTTACTATTTTGTTGATGATCTTCTTTGAATTCTGctcctttgttcttgtttctatGAGTCCTGCTTatctaattttttttgttttcaaataATTCCTCAATTCCTTTTGCTTATACCTCTTATTTATTCCCTTAACATTCCAAATTAACCAATTCATTATAGAGTTTTGGATCCTCCCCCCTCTCTATCTAGAGGCGGGACTTGATCTTCACTATGAACTCCATGTAGAACTCCAAAATCATTTTTTGTTGGCACAGAACATAGTATGGGAAAATTTTGAAGATTGAATTCTAGACTTGCAACAGCTTTCCCTCTACTCTTGTCTACTTGCTCTTCTGTTCTGCTAGTAGGAGTAACACTCTTCTCCTCATTTAATTGATGGCTCTATTGCTTGTTTTCCTCGGTAAGCTCTACTTGCTCTCCAATTTTTAGAGTTGTTTGCATAGGACCTTTGTATCTCCATTCTTGTGTGACATCTTTGTTGTTCATCTTTCTTGCATGTTGCATCCTTTTGATTATCCCCTTTCTCCTTTTACCTACATTTGTGCCCAACTACTTGACACACTCCACAGAAATCAGGTTTCTAATCATATGTCACATGTTGTTagaaatatttttcttttggatcAATCACTGTAATTTCATCAGGAAGTGGGCGACTAACATTTATTTCCACCAACATTCTCGCAAAGGATATCCTTGTTTGCTTGGTGGTACATTCATCTGCAAACACAAAATTTACTAATACATTTGTTATTCTACTCAGAGAATTACTGCCCCAGCAATTCATAGGCAAATTAGGAAATTTGACCCACAGTGGAATCTCAGTAGGGAATTTTTTGCTAAATCAAAGTCTACTGACCATGGTTTCAAAATTATGGGTCGATTACTAATAGTGTATGGTCCAGCATAATAAACATCATGTATATCAGTAATAGAATTGAATTAGACCACATAATATCCCTCATCATGCAAATACAGACCTGATGTATCTATATTCAGCCAATTTTGGCTGATATACCTATTCATAGTATTGTACCCAGGGGTTTCTCTAATTATATAAGCAATTAGAGCACTTTTCCACTTTTCTTCTTCTGGTTCTACTTCCTCCGCTTCTAGTTGCACCATACTTTGACCATTAATAATTTATGATGGGATATAGGATAGTGACATGCCATTAGTTGCAGATCTATTCCCTTTGAAGAGTTTTATCCATGCACCCACCGGATTTGCTGCTTATGCTGCTCTCTCAACTGATTTCTGCACTGGAATCATTGTTTCATTAGTTTTCACTAgaattactgtttcattgccttgAACTGTCTTCACCTATGTAGTTCTCTGTGGTATCACCTCTGTATTAGTCTTCATAGATTTCGTCATTCCCAGCTTCTTTGGTATCCCTTCAGTAGTAAATGTAGATCCTTTCTCCACAGATCTAATCTCCTCAGCCAATTGCACAGGGGAAGCCATTGTTGATGTCTTAGGTGTTCCATCTCCTTGAACTCGAGCTCTCACTGAGCTCCCAAAAGCTACTATAGGTATTTTCCTAGGTCGTCCTCGTCCCCTTCCTCATCTTCGACCTCTCGCTCCTGCCATGGCCACACCGGCGTATGCTTAGCTAACATGCGCTGAGAGTACGAGTGAAGGTAGAGAGAGAAagttttttttaagaatttactGATCAAATATCTATATATTTGGctaatattaataatttttttatgaattggccaatttttgtaataagctacttataaatggacatagttGATATTTTCCTTTTTGCCTATTAATCATACAAAACGTATGCATActcaataacaaaaaaaaaatagtatttttctacaagtgaggtctggggaggctAAGATGTACACAGTCTTACTCCTACCCTTGGAAGGGCAGAAAGGCTATTTCTGATATACTTTCGGCTAGAACGACTAAAAAAGAAAAGGTAATTTCAACAAGTAAGAATAACAACAAGATAAAATAAGATCGAATCCAAGAATGCAGTTAAACTCTGGGTAGTAATAGCAATTTATGAATAAAAAGATATCATACTAACACTAATGCTAGTGAACTGAGTAAGACCAAGAGAAACTCTCGACTACCTAAAAATCTTCTACCCTAATCTTTGACCTTCACACCCTCCTAAGGGCATGTCCTCAATCAACTTCAATTGCGTCATGTCCCGCCTAATTCTCCCTAAGATTTCTTAGCTTACCTCTATCCCTCCTGCTATCCACCGAGGCTAGCTTCTCTCATCTTTCAACTGGGGCTTCTGTACTTCTCCTCTAAATATTCCCGAATCATCTCAGTCTCACCTCCCGCATCTTATCCTCCACAGGGGCCACTCCCATTTTTTCCCAAATAACTTCATTATCGAACCGGGTATGCCCACATATCCATCTTAACATCCTCATCCACCTTTTCCCGAAAACTTATGCATACTCGATAAGTCATATTTACACCGAATTATAttaatttatgtttttttttcacttttagttTGTGCTAGAAATTATTTAAATTCGATAGTCGAAAAATATATAGAATTGTATATAACATATTGAgaatatgtgtgtatatatataaaataaaggtGCGCGTGAAATAGTCGTATCATATACTACTAAACGGTTCATCATTCCAAATTTATATTTAGCCAATAATTCAAAACTCAAACCACCTATATGCAGGAAATTAAAAATAAACGGAGAAAAGTATTTTTCATTTGTTCGTTTCTTCCACTAATTTCATGTATTAAAAGATGAAAACTAAATATTCTTTTCAAACTGTTATAAAAAGTATGACAATACAATTGAAGTTATAAAGGATGGCAATAAGTCTTCAATTTGTAACGTCATTAATTAAAGATATGTTGCCGTTAGTCTGAAAATACTTTTCATGAATTTTATACGGAgttagaatttttatttttttttggtttaaaaGGATAACCTATTGCATTACGTAGGAAGCATATAGGGGGTGGGGGGCACAGTGGGCTCCCCCATAATACTGCTATTACAAGTAGTAAGGGACATAGAA
This sequence is a window from Nicotiana sylvestris chromosome 3, ASM39365v2, whole genome shotgun sequence. Protein-coding genes within it:
- the LOC138888523 gene encoding uncharacterized protein, whose product is MVRVEAQILHCEVTSKIGDINCYLTIVYGFNTVEHMRALWENLKDVVVGMNKPWLVAGDFNAVMYQDDRIFGNPITYTEIKQYSECMHELFRTEVHWRGDYYTWSNKQQNNDRIYSKIDRAFGNHEWMMTWGHLIMQYDETFIPNHAPMLLTMVSSNNSIKVPFKIFNIWVEHKEFLEIVKKAWQQTQSTSKMKNIWMKLKSLKPRVVSLWYFGDSSIQYKVKDQGSHG